A single region of the Paramicrobacterium fandaimingii genome encodes:
- the sucC gene encoding ADP-forming succinate--CoA ligase subunit beta, with protein sequence MDLYEYQARDLFEKHEVPVLPGIIADTPEEVRAAAEKLGGVVVVKAQVKIGGRGKAGGVKVAKNPDEAEEAARAILGLDIKGHVVKRVMVAGGARIAEEFYFSVLLDRANRSYLSLCSVEGGMEIEQLAVEKPEALARIEVTPGTGIDEAKAREIAVAAGFSAELVEKVAPVFVKLYDVYTGEDATLVEVNPLVLTEEGDIIALDGKVSIDENAGFRHPDHADLEDKTAADPLEAKAKAQDLNYVKLNGEVGVIGNGAGLVMSTLDVVAYAGENHGTVKPANFLDIGGGASAEVMAAGLDVILGDEQVKSVFVNVFGGITACDAVAKGIVGALAELGDSANKPLVVRLDGNKVDEGRRILAEADHPLVTLAATMDEGADKAAELANAR encoded by the coding sequence GTGGATCTTTACGAGTACCAGGCACGAGACCTGTTTGAAAAGCATGAGGTCCCGGTTCTTCCGGGAATCATCGCGGACACCCCCGAGGAGGTGCGCGCAGCAGCAGAGAAACTCGGCGGTGTCGTCGTTGTAAAGGCCCAGGTGAAGATCGGTGGTCGAGGCAAGGCCGGTGGCGTGAAGGTCGCCAAGAACCCGGACGAGGCCGAAGAGGCAGCACGCGCGATTCTCGGCCTCGACATTAAGGGCCACGTCGTGAAGCGCGTCATGGTGGCCGGGGGCGCCCGCATCGCCGAGGAGTTCTACTTCTCGGTTCTGCTCGACCGTGCAAATCGCTCCTACCTCTCGCTGTGCAGCGTTGAGGGCGGCATGGAGATCGAGCAGCTCGCTGTAGAGAAGCCTGAGGCTCTCGCTCGCATCGAGGTCACCCCGGGCACCGGCATCGACGAGGCGAAGGCCCGCGAGATCGCCGTCGCAGCGGGATTCTCCGCGGAGCTCGTCGAGAAGGTCGCTCCTGTCTTCGTGAAGCTCTACGACGTGTACACGGGAGAAGACGCGACGCTCGTCGAGGTCAACCCGCTCGTTCTCACGGAAGAGGGCGACATCATCGCTCTCGACGGCAAGGTCTCCATCGATGAGAACGCCGGCTTCCGTCACCCGGACCACGCCGACCTCGAAGACAAGACAGCGGCTGACCCTCTTGAGGCGAAGGCGAAGGCTCAGGACCTCAACTATGTGAAGCTCAACGGCGAGGTTGGTGTCATCGGAAATGGTGCAGGACTCGTCATGTCGACGCTCGACGTTGTCGCCTACGCCGGCGAGAACCACGGCACCGTGAAGCCCGCCAACTTCCTCGACATCGGCGGCGGCGCGTCGGCCGAGGTCATGGCTGCTGGACTCGACGTCATTCTCGGCGACGAGCAGGTCAAGTCGGTCTTCGTGAACGTGTTCGGCGGTATCACCGCGTGCGATGCCGTCGCAAAGGGCATCGTTGGAGCGCTCGCCGAGCTCGGAGACAGCGCGAACAAGCCGCTCGTCGTGCGACTCGACGGCAACAAGGTCGACGAGGGCCGACGCATCCTCGCCGAAGCCGACCACCCGCTTGTCACGCTTGCCGCGACGATGGACGAGGGCGCCGACAAGGCCGCCGAACTCGCCAACGCCCGCTGA
- a CDS encoding oxygenase MpaB family protein: protein MRQVRELRDVAAEAVLIVGGGSAILLQIADERVGLGVAHHSDFASRPLDRLHATLTYVYVQAYGTAAERRYVARKVGVAHQPVRSDAAGQRPAYSASDPDLQLWVAATLYRTAIGLHERVYGPLPDKTTEHIYREYAVLGAALGMPKSLWPTDRAAFDDYWSRALSALRVTPEARRVARDLLHPRIAPLWLKAAMPLARLVTAGLLDDTLRDAYGLPWSSSRQRRFTAFMTITRMLWPRLPRGIRHRPAIRYLRRVRAEMTSH from the coding sequence ATGCGGCAGGTGCGTGAGCTGAGAGATGTTGCGGCGGAGGCCGTGCTCATCGTCGGCGGCGGATCGGCCATTCTTTTGCAGATCGCCGATGAACGCGTCGGCCTGGGAGTGGCGCACCACAGCGACTTCGCATCGCGCCCTCTCGACCGTCTGCACGCGACGCTCACGTATGTCTATGTTCAGGCGTACGGAACCGCTGCCGAGCGGCGTTATGTCGCCCGCAAGGTCGGCGTGGCACATCAGCCCGTCAGGTCGGATGCCGCGGGGCAGCGCCCCGCTTATTCGGCGAGCGATCCCGACCTGCAGCTCTGGGTCGCCGCCACCCTGTACCGCACGGCGATCGGTCTGCACGAGCGCGTGTACGGGCCTCTCCCCGACAAGACAACGGAGCATATCTATCGCGAATATGCCGTGCTCGGCGCGGCACTGGGAATGCCAAAGAGTCTCTGGCCGACCGATCGCGCCGCCTTCGACGACTACTGGAGCCGGGCGCTCTCCGCCCTGCGGGTGACGCCCGAGGCACGCCGTGTCGCCCGAGACCTTCTGCACCCGCGCATTGCTCCCCTCTGGCTGAAGGCGGCAATGCCCCTCGCACGCCTCGTCACCGCAGGCCTGCTCGACGACACGCTCCGCGATGCCTACGGCCTCCCCTGGTCATCGTCGAGACAGCGTCGCTTCACCGCATTCATGACAATCACGCGGATGCTGTGGCCGAGGCTGCCCCGAGGCATCCGCCACCGACCGGCCATACGCTATCTTCGCCGTGTGCGTGCCGAGATGACGTCGCATTGA
- a CDS encoding type II toxin-antitoxin system Phd/YefM family antitoxin, translating into MPAITATEARKSLFGLIQRVNDDHTAVEVVSKHGNAVILSKDDYDAITETAYLLRNSANAERLLDAIERARRGEFEQHDLLEA; encoded by the coding sequence ATGCCCGCAATCACAGCAACTGAAGCACGCAAGAGCCTGTTCGGACTCATCCAGCGCGTCAACGATGACCACACTGCGGTCGAGGTTGTTTCCAAGCACGGCAACGCAGTTATCCTCTCGAAAGACGACTACGACGCAATCACCGAGACCGCTTACTTGCTGCGCAACTCCGCAAACGCTGAGCGTCTACTCGACGCGATCGAGCGCGCTCGACGCGGCGAGTTTGAACAGCACGATCTTCTCGAAGCATGA
- a CDS encoding type II toxin-antitoxin system RelE family toxin, translated as MAWTIEYAPRVVKAFKKDLDREIVRRLISKLEEAAGLDDPTATAKPMRGTLRGLWSYRIVGGYRVIADVQADRLVIFAVEAGARRDVYED; from the coding sequence TTGGCCTGGACGATTGAGTACGCACCACGCGTCGTAAAAGCGTTCAAGAAAGATCTCGATCGTGAAATTGTGCGGCGCTTGATCTCGAAGCTCGAAGAGGCTGCCGGGCTGGATGATCCGACCGCGACGGCGAAGCCGATGCGCGGCACTCTCAGGGGGCTGTGGTCGTACAGGATCGTTGGTGGCTACCGAGTGATTGCCGATGTTCAGGCTGACCGGCTTGTGATCTTCGCCGTTGAAGCCGGAGCCAGAAGAGACGTGTACGAGGACTAA
- a CDS encoding CPBP family intramembrane glutamic endopeptidase — translation MATVGDFYWDSIQHMESSPTNGDRETANKSGLIARYPVASFFILALAISWIAWSPWWLGQDGLGLLPIPGSLQVIALVNPLGIFGPAAAALIVIRATDGHAGVRRFWGHVTSLRLGPLWWSAALLGVPAILLVGVILLPGTLGSFTTDGLTEVLMIYPVQLLGIVFLGGGLEEIGWRGFAQPKLQKKTSPLVAALLIGIVWAAWHAPLFLTQTWDTPRSTIAQVLLYVVVVMGLSVIMAWVRNGSGSTLAAVLAHSSVNGSLGVLVVAFPGSLVETTNWWGLGIILAAAVVAMLTKGRLGEREVTVNAQ, via the coding sequence ATGGCAACGGTCGGGGATTTTTACTGGGATAGCATTCAGCACATGGAATCTTCCCCAACGAATGGAGACCGTGAGACCGCGAACAAGTCCGGCCTGATCGCCCGGTATCCCGTTGCAAGTTTCTTCATCCTCGCGCTCGCAATTTCATGGATCGCGTGGAGTCCGTGGTGGCTCGGGCAGGATGGTCTCGGATTGCTCCCGATACCTGGCTCCCTTCAGGTGATAGCACTGGTGAACCCACTTGGCATCTTCGGCCCGGCCGCTGCCGCCCTCATCGTCATCCGAGCCACCGATGGCCATGCCGGAGTCCGTCGCTTCTGGGGACACGTAACTAGTCTTCGACTTGGTCCGCTCTGGTGGAGTGCGGCCCTGTTAGGTGTCCCCGCAATTCTGTTAGTCGGGGTAATACTCCTGCCCGGCACGCTAGGTTCCTTCACGACCGATGGACTGACCGAAGTCCTGATGATCTACCCTGTGCAACTCCTCGGCATCGTCTTCCTCGGCGGCGGCTTGGAGGAAATCGGGTGGCGCGGGTTCGCCCAGCCTAAGCTTCAAAAGAAAACTTCACCGCTGGTGGCAGCACTGCTGATCGGTATCGTCTGGGCCGCATGGCATGCGCCCCTGTTCCTGACTCAAACGTGGGATACACCCCGCAGCACTATTGCGCAGGTTCTGCTGTACGTGGTCGTTGTCATGGGGCTTTCAGTGATCATGGCGTGGGTGCGCAACGGCAGCGGTAGCACCCTTGCTGCGGTCCTGGCCCATTCATCGGTCAATGGATCTCTCGGCGTTTTGGTAGTCGCGTTCCCCGGATCGCTCGTCGAAACTACGAATTGGTGGGGACTTGGCATCATCCTGGCCGCTGCAGTGGTTGCTATGCTGACAAAGGGTCGCCTCGGTGAACGTGAAGTCACCGTGAACGCCCAGTAA
- a CDS encoding cyclase family protein, translating to MELDDHSTEMLPSNWGRWGIDDEIGTLNLITDDVRARAVAEARVGTSVSLAMPVDPASMMGGPFAPPTPSSPPVLQAMLYTGAPPMAMAEVLIMSPHHAGLTHLDAVVHVPVDGEIYPGRPLADAVDAGGVRHGSTAAFADGVVTRGVLLDLSPGSRLPSAHPVTGADFDAAERRIGVHVEPGDALVVRGGWSATRDMGEPMPGMTLDAIAWMHERDVAVYAGDIGDAHPPVDRQLPMPLHQVGLARLGMPLVDLADVDELSTVCDGLGRWTFLLTLAPLRLRGATGVPVNPLAIF from the coding sequence ATGGAACTCGACGACCACTCAACCGAAATGCTTCCGAGTAACTGGGGGCGCTGGGGCATCGATGACGAAATCGGAACTCTGAACCTGATCACGGACGACGTGCGGGCTCGGGCCGTTGCCGAGGCCAGGGTCGGCACGTCGGTGTCACTGGCAATGCCCGTTGACCCGGCATCGATGATGGGCGGCCCGTTCGCCCCGCCCACGCCCTCGTCACCACCCGTGCTGCAGGCAATGCTGTACACCGGCGCGCCGCCGATGGCGATGGCTGAGGTTCTGATCATGTCACCGCATCACGCTGGTCTTACGCATCTGGATGCTGTCGTGCATGTGCCCGTCGACGGAGAGATCTACCCGGGGCGCCCACTGGCCGATGCGGTTGACGCCGGCGGCGTTCGTCACGGTTCGACCGCCGCGTTCGCTGATGGTGTGGTCACTCGCGGCGTTCTGCTTGACCTGAGCCCGGGGAGCAGGCTGCCATCAGCGCATCCGGTCACCGGCGCAGACTTCGATGCTGCGGAGCGACGAATTGGCGTTCACGTGGAGCCCGGTGACGCGCTCGTGGTTCGGGGCGGCTGGTCGGCGACGCGCGACATGGGGGAGCCGATGCCCGGTATGACGCTCGATGCCATCGCGTGGATGCACGAGCGTGACGTGGCCGTCTACGCAGGTGACATCGGCGACGCTCATCCGCCCGTTGACCGTCAGCTTCCAATGCCGCTTCACCAGGTCGGCCTCGCCCGGCTCGGAATGCCCCTTGTCGACCTGGCTGACGTCGACGAACTGTCGACAGTCTGTGACGGCTTGGGTCGGTGGACGTTTCTGCTCACTCTCGCTCCGCTCAGATTGCGTGGTGCCACCGGAGTGCCGGTCAACCCCCTCGCGATCTTCTGA
- a CDS encoding DMT family transporter: MKHTKRWLLLAGAIASEVTAALSLKAALESPVFYIVVAVGYLTAFALLGLVLRMGMSLGVAYGIWGASGVALTAIGSLIVFDEPITLLMGIGIVVIIAGVLCVELGAQAVIKKAEVA; the protein is encoded by the coding sequence ATGAAGCACACGAAGAGGTGGCTGCTCCTCGCAGGCGCCATCGCGTCCGAGGTCACGGCGGCGCTATCGCTCAAGGCCGCACTCGAGAGCCCCGTGTTCTACATCGTCGTTGCGGTCGGCTACCTGACCGCATTCGCACTGCTCGGCCTCGTGCTGCGCATGGGCATGTCGCTCGGCGTCGCCTACGGCATCTGGGGCGCCAGCGGCGTCGCGCTCACCGCGATCGGATCGCTCATCGTCTTCGACGAGCCCATCACCCTCCTCATGGGCATCGGCATCGTCGTCATCATCGCCGGCGTGCTCTGCGTCGAGCTCGGCGCACAAGCAGTGATCAAGAAGGCCGAGGTCGCGTGA
- a CDS encoding MarR family winged helix-turn-helix transcriptional regulator: protein MGNARDGEQSTAELLRDAFRWFADGVEVRSAEDGEPELSPGATMMMSYLGDAPLSPSVLARRMRVSRQRVHVVVRELVSTGMALLEQNPLSGREKLIHVTSQGQLRRRRVIDALRSRDRRAARELGDSELAQLRDLLIRLNAVSPSDTV from the coding sequence ATGGGGAATGCACGCGACGGCGAACAAAGTACGGCCGAGCTCCTCCGTGACGCCTTTCGTTGGTTCGCCGACGGCGTTGAGGTGCGAAGCGCCGAAGACGGCGAGCCAGAGCTGAGCCCCGGGGCAACCATGATGATGTCCTATCTCGGCGATGCTCCGCTGAGCCCCAGCGTCCTTGCGCGGAGAATGCGTGTCAGTCGCCAGAGAGTCCACGTCGTCGTGCGCGAACTCGTGAGCACCGGAATGGCACTGCTCGAACAGAATCCGCTGTCTGGGCGTGAAAAGCTCATCCATGTGACGTCCCAAGGGCAACTCAGGCGCCGGCGTGTCATTGATGCACTGCGGTCTCGTGACCGCCGTGCGGCTCGAGAGCTTGGCGACTCTGAGCTCGCGCAGCTACGCGACCTTCTCATACGCCTCAACGCCGTATCGCCGTCAGACACGGTGTGA
- a CDS encoding GNAT family N-acetyltransferase: protein MSVRRAAEADVDRLSALSIGIQRLHAEGRPDLFRAPDHEALHTFLAEQLANGAIVLIADLDGTAAGYLLAEINARPANPFRHASKSLYVHHIAVDPAMQRRGIGKQLMDAAVTVGRAKNVDAVRLDSWSFNHDAHTFFEAEGFTPLNVVFERRPL from the coding sequence ATGTCGGTTCGAAGAGCAGCAGAGGCAGACGTCGATCGGTTGAGTGCCCTCAGCATCGGTATTCAACGGTTGCACGCGGAAGGAAGACCCGACCTTTTCAGAGCACCTGATCACGAGGCACTGCACACGTTCCTCGCCGAGCAGCTGGCTAACGGAGCGATCGTCCTCATCGCGGACCTCGACGGCACGGCCGCTGGCTACCTGCTCGCAGAGATCAATGCGCGACCTGCGAATCCATTCCGTCACGCGTCCAAGAGCCTGTACGTCCACCACATCGCGGTTGACCCCGCCATGCAGCGGCGCGGCATCGGCAAGCAGCTAATGGACGCTGCGGTCACTGTCGGGCGCGCGAAGAACGTTGATGCCGTGAGGCTCGATTCATGGTCCTTTAACCACGACGCACACACGTTCTTCGAGGCAGAAGGTTTCACGCCGCTCAACGTGGTCTTCGAGCGACGACCTCTCTGA
- the relB gene encoding type II toxin-antitoxin system RelB family antitoxin — MMPTTVRLKDDIEARIKRLAVQTGRPQSFYINQMIEREIDRVEWEYSILSDVEAHRAGQLETVSNDELKAELGLDD; from the coding sequence ATGATGCCGACAACGGTTCGCCTTAAGGACGATATTGAGGCGCGGATCAAGCGACTGGCTGTGCAGACGGGTAGGCCGCAGAGCTTCTACATCAACCAGATGATCGAGCGGGAGATTGACCGGGTTGAGTGGGAGTACTCGATCTTGAGCGACGTCGAGGCTCACCGCGCGGGTCAGCTCGAAACCGTCTCCAATGATGAGCTGAAGGCTGAGCTTGGCCTGGACGATTGA
- a CDS encoding GNAT family N-acetyltransferase, with protein sequence MMFRVLPRTTDDRRLVVGWVPDADALYLFTGPRLHWPLTESQLAEMEGRNGFTAWMLVDDETNTPVGHFDFSLQSGTARIGRIILAPQMRGRGLAHVLVDNAIQQARRLGASELTLNVIVGNEPAIRTYERAGFVTIAESARPGVRGMSRLLEESAP encoded by the coding sequence ATGATGTTCCGAGTTCTCCCGCGCACGACCGACGACCGGCGGCTCGTTGTCGGCTGGGTACCCGATGCCGACGCGTTGTACCTCTTCACAGGGCCGCGACTGCACTGGCCTCTAACCGAATCACAACTCGCGGAAATGGAAGGGCGTAACGGATTCACCGCATGGATGCTGGTTGACGACGAGACCAACACCCCGGTTGGCCACTTCGACTTCTCATTGCAGAGCGGAACAGCACGCATCGGCCGCATCATCCTTGCACCTCAGATGCGCGGGCGCGGGCTCGCTCACGTTCTGGTAGACAACGCGATTCAACAGGCACGCAGACTTGGCGCGTCTGAACTGACCTTGAATGTCATCGTCGGAAACGAGCCTGCGATCCGGACTTACGAGCGCGCCGGATTCGTGACCATCGCGGAATCCGCTCGGCCAGGCGTTCGCGGTATGTCTCGCCTGCTCGAAGAGTCCGCCCCATAG
- a CDS encoding DMT family transporter produces the protein MAYIFLIAAILFEVAGTVSLRLAVDNKRWYASVAVGYLVAFAMLTLTLANGIPLGIAYGIWAAAGVALTAIIAKFAFKEPFTLLMGIGIILIVGGVLLIEAGGAH, from the coding sequence ATGGCATACATCTTCCTCATCGCCGCGATCCTCTTCGAGGTCGCAGGCACGGTCTCCCTCCGCCTCGCAGTCGACAACAAGCGCTGGTACGCCAGCGTCGCCGTCGGCTACCTCGTCGCATTCGCGATGCTCACCCTCACCCTCGCGAACGGTATCCCACTCGGCATCGCCTACGGCATCTGGGCAGCAGCCGGCGTCGCCCTCACCGCGATCATCGCGAAGTTCGCCTTCAAAGAGCCATTCACGCTCCTGATGGGCATAGGCATCATCCTCATCGTCGGCGGCGTGCTGCTCATCGAAGCCGGCGGCGCCCACTAA
- a CDS encoding GrpB family protein: MASDERVTLVASEHEAWARKAAEMAVEILEHLPNAKIEHIGSTSVPGLPAKPVVDLAVGMVADEIMLAGRELARLGFDLEGKRADHAWLSYPDRSARLFVIHIFEFQGEEWNKRLRFRDILLTNEESREKYLAVEREAAALADGWGEYTRAKSSVVSEILANDSFDRTC, translated from the coding sequence ATGGCATCCGACGAGCGCGTAACTCTCGTTGCCAGTGAGCACGAAGCGTGGGCGCGAAAGGCCGCTGAGATGGCGGTCGAAATCTTAGAGCACCTACCTAACGCCAAGATCGAGCACATTGGATCCACGTCTGTTCCAGGGCTACCGGCGAAGCCGGTCGTCGATCTAGCGGTCGGCATGGTTGCGGATGAGATTATGCTTGCTGGTCGCGAGCTAGCGCGGCTCGGGTTCGACCTTGAGGGAAAACGAGCCGACCACGCATGGCTCAGCTATCCGGATCGCTCCGCTCGGTTGTTCGTCATCCACATCTTCGAGTTTCAAGGTGAGGAGTGGAACAAGCGGCTGCGCTTCCGCGACATCCTGCTGACGAATGAGGAGAGCCGGGAGAAATACCTCGCCGTCGAACGGGAGGCGGCAGCGTTGGCGGATGGATGGGGCGAGTACACCAGAGCGAAATCATCTGTCGTGTCCGAAATCCTCGCGAACGACTCGTTCGACCGAACCTGCTGA
- the sucD gene encoding succinate--CoA ligase subunit alpha: MSIFLNKDSTVIVQGITGGEGTKHTALMLKAGTNVVGGVNARKAGTTVKHGDVELPVFGTVDEAIEKTGADVSIAFVPPAFTKDAVIEAIDAEIPLLVIITEGVPVGDSAEFWAYAQEKGNKTRIIGPNCPGIITPEESLVGITPANITGKGPIGLVSKSGTLTYQMMYELREIGFSTAIGIGGDPVIGTTHIDALAAFEADPETKAMVMIGEIGGDAEERAAEYIKANVTKPVVGYVAGFTAPEGKTMGHAGAIVSGSAGTAQAKKEALEAAGVKVGKTPSETAELMREIIANL; encoded by the coding sequence ATGTCAATCTTCCTCAATAAGGATTCCACCGTCATCGTCCAGGGCATCACGGGCGGTGAAGGCACGAAGCACACAGCACTCATGCTGAAGGCCGGTACCAACGTCGTCGGCGGAGTGAACGCCCGCAAGGCTGGCACCACCGTCAAGCACGGCGACGTCGAACTTCCCGTCTTCGGCACCGTCGACGAGGCAATCGAGAAGACCGGCGCAGACGTGTCGATCGCGTTTGTGCCCCCGGCATTCACAAAGGATGCCGTCATCGAGGCAATCGACGCCGAAATCCCGCTGCTTGTGATCATCACCGAGGGTGTCCCTGTCGGCGACTCCGCCGAGTTCTGGGCGTACGCGCAGGAGAAGGGCAACAAGACCCGCATCATCGGTCCGAACTGCCCCGGCATCATCACGCCGGAAGAGTCGCTTGTCGGCATCACCCCGGCAAACATCACGGGCAAGGGTCCGATCGGCCTCGTGTCGAAATCGGGAACCCTGACCTACCAGATGATGTACGAGCTGCGTGAGATCGGCTTCTCCACAGCCATCGGCATCGGAGGCGACCCGGTCATCGGCACGACGCACATCGACGCACTCGCGGCGTTCGAGGCCGACCCCGAGACCAAGGCAATGGTGATGATCGGCGAGATCGGCGGCGATGCCGAGGAGCGCGCGGCCGAGTACATCAAGGCGAACGTGACGAAGCCGGTTGTCGGCTACGTCGCCGGCTTCACCGCCCCCGAGGGTAAGACGATGGGCCACGCGGGCGCCATCGTCTCGGGTTCCGCTGGAACTGCCCAGGCAAAGAAGGAAGCGCTCGAGGCAGCGGGGGTCAAGGTCGGCAAGACGCCGAGTGAGACCGCCGAGCTCATGCGCGAGATCATCGCGAACCTCTGA
- a CDS encoding TetR/AcrR family transcriptional regulator, with protein MSSSAEILDHAVAVLGRGEALTFDAVAREAGLTKPGVVHHFATKEILTASVVGRVIDRWEAGLTAHAHDADGAVERLRAYVDYALAGDFDLSDFAFMVDVRIRDQLSQQWTERLHPWFGLDITGTATQRAALRAARLIADGAWFNDSLAIPTLRDDERDAVIAIAHRLVTEGTAA; from the coding sequence ATGTCCTCCTCCGCCGAGATCCTCGATCACGCCGTCGCAGTGCTTGGCCGCGGCGAGGCCCTCACATTCGACGCCGTTGCGCGCGAGGCGGGGTTGACGAAGCCGGGCGTCGTGCACCACTTCGCCACCAAGGAGATCCTGACGGCGTCCGTGGTGGGTCGCGTCATCGACCGTTGGGAGGCGGGCCTCACAGCACACGCACACGACGCGGACGGCGCGGTCGAGCGACTGCGCGCTTACGTCGACTATGCGCTCGCCGGCGACTTCGACCTCAGCGACTTCGCATTCATGGTCGACGTGCGCATCCGCGACCAGCTCTCGCAGCAGTGGACCGAACGACTGCATCCGTGGTTCGGTCTCGACATCACGGGAACCGCCACCCAGCGCGCAGCGCTCCGCGCCGCCCGCCTCATCGCCGACGGCGCATGGTTCAACGACTCCCTGGCCATCCCGACCCTCCGCGACGACGAGCGAGACGCCGTCATCGCAATCGCACACCGCCTCGTCACCGAAGGAACAGCAGCATGA
- a CDS encoding Txe/YoeB family addiction module toxin: MSRALAFDKNGWEDYVYWQTQDRKTLKRINTLIADVLRDPFTGIGKPEPLKHILSGAWSRRIDETNRLVYYVTDDHIVILQARDHY; this comes from the coding sequence ATGAGCCGCGCGCTCGCGTTCGACAAGAACGGTTGGGAAGACTACGTCTATTGGCAAACCCAAGACCGCAAGACACTCAAACGGATCAACACGCTCATCGCAGACGTGCTCCGCGACCCATTCACCGGGATCGGAAAACCGGAACCACTCAAGCACATCCTCAGCGGCGCCTGGTCGCGGCGCATCGACGAAACGAACCGACTCGTCTACTACGTCACCGACGACCACATTGTGATCCTCCAAGCACGCGATCACTATTGA
- a CDS encoding cell division protein PerM has translation MNRLTASLLAALEAFIVVAIGVFLPLVPLTLLWAIQYDFSVDWFVFWRAAADIWLLGNGVDLTVTLNDATLQIVGIRAAAEPFIVSFAPLAFALFTVLMGVRTGRRSVRSGAWLPAIITSFAVFVVFAGIVGITAINAIASPSPWQAFVIPALVWGLGLVVGVGIELAVRDTDDPVLQRIEDLSDRMPSHIAGIIKAALRSATGAVALLIVGAGLVVTVSIAIGFSSVVSLYEAAQVGVVGGIAVTIAQIAFMPNIVVWTASWLVGPGFTLGEGSIVSPSGTITGPVPSIPLLGSLPSNDLAFGFLGLAVPLIAGFIAALSARDQVIAAIGIRSKVTYLALSAVVIGVVAGAEMTVLAWWSAGAAGPARFESVGPEPLLAGAMCAVLVAVGALVGMASGSSEKVASSARSAARGMQSRGG, from the coding sequence ATGAACCGCCTCACTGCCTCCCTTCTCGCCGCTCTCGAAGCGTTCATCGTCGTGGCCATCGGAGTGTTTCTTCCGCTCGTTCCGCTTACACTCCTGTGGGCGATCCAATACGACTTCAGCGTCGACTGGTTCGTGTTCTGGCGAGCTGCCGCCGACATCTGGCTGCTGGGCAATGGCGTCGATCTCACGGTCACGCTGAATGACGCCACGTTGCAGATCGTGGGCATCCGCGCCGCAGCCGAACCGTTCATCGTCTCGTTCGCGCCGCTCGCGTTCGCGCTGTTCACCGTGCTCATGGGCGTGCGCACCGGGCGTCGTTCGGTGCGCAGCGGTGCGTGGCTTCCCGCAATCATCACGTCGTTTGCCGTTTTCGTCGTGTTTGCCGGCATCGTCGGCATCACGGCGATCAACGCAATCGCCTCGCCCTCTCCGTGGCAGGCGTTTGTCATCCCCGCCCTCGTCTGGGGCCTCGGGCTCGTCGTCGGCGTCGGCATCGAGCTGGCCGTCAGAGACACTGATGACCCGGTGCTTCAGCGCATCGAAGACCTGAGTGATCGGATGCCGTCGCACATCGCGGGCATCATCAAGGCAGCCCTCCGTTCGGCGACGGGGGCCGTCGCCCTGCTCATCGTCGGCGCGGGACTCGTCGTCACGGTGAGCATCGCGATTGGATTCAGCTCTGTCGTCTCCCTCTACGAAGCGGCCCAGGTGGGTGTGGTCGGCGGCATCGCCGTCACGATTGCCCAGATCGCGTTCATGCCCAACATCGTCGTCTGGACGGCATCCTGGCTCGTCGGCCCGGGCTTCACGCTCGGCGAGGGGTCAATCGTGTCGCCCTCGGGCACCATCACGGGCCCTGTTCCGAGCATTCCGCTGCTGGGAAGCCTTCCGAGCAACGATCTTGCCTTCGGGTTTCTCGGGCTCGCCGTGCCGCTGATCGCCGGCTTCATCGCGGCGCTCTCGGCGCGCGACCAGGTGATTGCCGCCATCGGCATCCGATCGAAGGTGACGTATCTGGCACTGAGCGCCGTTGTGATCGGCGTCGTCGCCGGTGCAGAGATGACGGTGCTCGCGTGGTGGTCGGCCGGCGCCGCCGGGCCTGCGCGATTCGAGAGCGTCGGGCCCGAGCCGCTGCTCGCGGGGGCGATGTGCGCGGTGCTCGTCGCTGTCGGCGCCCTCGTGGGAATGGCCTCGGGCAGCTCAGAGAAGGTGGCCTCTTCTGCGCGATCGGCTGCGCGAGGCATGCAGTCTCGCGGCGGGTAA